GGTTATAGAAGATAATTTTTTAACTAATGATGAACAGAATTTCAGAAACAGATAGAAAACAGAAAATGTAAATTACTTGTGATTGTTAACAAAATAGGCTAACAAATCAGCAATAGTAACTCGTTTTATCTTAATAATTGCTTGTTTTTTATTATGAATTAAGAAAGAATTAATGCGAGAAAACTAGAAATAATTTTGATTGTATAATCGATTGAATCAAAAAACTGACTCTTTTATAAAATTATCTATCTTAAAATAAGCTAATTTAATCGCAAACAAGGTAAATAACCAATGAATTTGAACAATTCTATTTAATTTTAAATGAATCATGGTACTTTTTTTGACTTTATTAATAGCTACATGGCGTTATTTTTCCATCCATCCACCATCAATAGGCAAAATTGAACCATGAATGTAATCAGCATGGTGACTGGCAAGAAATAAGGTTAGATCAGCTACCTCAGAAGGTTGTGCCCAACGTCCAGCTGGCGTTTCGTTTGCTACCCATTCGGCTATTTTTCCATCGCCAGCAAAATCTGCTGCGTTCATAGGTGTTTTAATTGCGCCAGGTGCAATACCATTCACACGTATACCTTTAGAACAATAATCATAATCAAGTTGTTTTGTATAACCGACAATTGCATGCTTTGAAGCTGTATAGGCAGCACCTCCACCACCTGCTAAAAAACCTGCTATAGAAGTCATATTAATAATGACACCATGATTATTTTTAAGCATACCTGGCAAAATAGCGTTTGTCGTTAGAAATACACCACCCAAATTGACGGCTAAAATATTTT
The genomic region above belongs to Melissococcus plutonius ATCC 35311 and contains:
- a CDS encoding 3-oxoacyl-ACP reductase, whose amino-acid sequence is MIFKEFNKKGVFITGAASGIGQAQATAFIQQGAYVFGFDKNQAGLIETAKKCCDKPGQFSYAVGDVSKKADVLAAVMQVKQELGSIDILLNTAGLLDAYKPTLEVTEKEWKNILAVNLGGVFLTTNAILPGMLKNNHGVIINMTSIAGFLAGGGGAAYTASKHAIVGYTKQLDYDYCSKGIRVNGIAPGAIKTPMNAADFAGDGKIAEWVANETPAGRWAQPSEVADLTLFLASHHADYIHGSILPIDGGWMEK